The genomic stretch CATTATGAATTCCACCAGCGTGAAGCCTCTCGTGCGCATGATCATATGTCCGTCTTGAGATCGCTCAGCACCACGTTCCCGGTCCAGCCTACGCCCGAGACCGTGACCGCGATCCGTTTATACGAAGTCGGCCCAGCTACGGGGGTGTTGAGATCGGCTGGGTTCACATAATCCACGGCCACCTGAAAGTCGTAGCGCGCGAAATCGCCGCCGAAATTCGTCGGCGCGACATCGACCACGTCCGCGAAGTTCTTCGCCTTGACCTCGGAGATCTTCTCCCTGGCGAGGAAAACCGCCTCAGTGGCCAAGTCCAGGTTCATGTTCTGCGTGGTGGTGTTCGAGAGCACCACCGTGAGGCCGGAGAACGCAGCGCCGATGATCACGATTATGATCACCACCTCGATCAGCGAAAAACCGCGATTGCCTCCTCCACGCTTCATTGGAGCTCCACCATCCCCGTGTTCTTGACGATCCTTATAGTCCTCGCCGATCCTCCCTGCGAGATCGTGACCGTGCCGTCGCTCCCCAGCGGAGAACCGTTCTTGTCGTCGTACGGCGTGCCTATCGGGTTGAACTCCACCTTATTGCCGGCCGCTATCCCGACAGCGGTGATCAGCGTGCCTCCGAACCGGGCCGCGACGTCCACATCGAGCACAGCCGAGGGCTCCGCCGGATCGAGGAGGTCTATATCGCTCACCCCATTCGTAAAATAGACGTTATATCGGTTCG from bacterium encodes the following:
- a CDS encoding prepilin-type N-terminal cleavage/methylation domain-containing protein, which codes for MKRGGGNRGFSLIEVVIIIVIIGAAFSGLTVVLSNTTTQNMNLDLATEAVFLAREKISEVKAKNFADVVDVAPTNFGGDFARYDFQVAVDYVNPADLNTPVAGPTSYKRIAVTVSGVGWTGNVVLSDLKTDI
- a CDS encoding GspH/FimT family pseudopilin, which encodes MNHYRFIKYLGRGASGFTLVELIALLVVVGILAFAVSIGIQSALASFRLNAASAKILSDIRYAQHQARARNGWYGVRFQANPTNRYNVYFTNGVSDIDLLDPAEPSAVLDVDVAARFGGTLITAVGIAAGNKVEFNPIGTPYDDKNGSPLGSDGTVTISQGGSARTIRIVKNTGMVELQ